In the genome of Paenibacillus pabuli, the window ATTATCATGATGATTTTGCAAAAACAATACGCGGGATTTCTCGTCAATTACATCGATCCTCGCACAATCAACAGCATAGGGGAGATCGCAACGGTTGCAGTGCCGTTCTTTCTTTGGTGCATAGCGAACTGGGCGGTAACCACTCTGATGGAGGGTGAAGGAAAGTTCAGGGGAATTTTTCTGGCAACAGGATACTCACTTATCCCGATTATTCTGATCTATATCCCCATGATTATCATCAGCCGGTTTATGGTACAGGAAGAGACGGCTTTTTATTATCTGTTTAATAGCATTGCGTTCTTCTGGTTCCTGCTGCTGCTCTTCATTGGCACGATGACGGTACACCAGTACACCGTGATCAAAACGATCCTGACGATGCTGCTGACGGTAATTGTCATGGGCATTATCGTGTTCCTCGGAGCATTGGTATTCAGTATGCTGCAGCAGTTATATGAATTCGGTTACAACATCTATCGCGAGTTGATTTTTCGGACCTAAAGGAGGCGGCATCCGTGAACAAAAGGCAAGGAATATATACGGTGCTGGCCAGCGGTGCTGCTGTGATCCTGATCGCGGCTGGACTGCTGTATATCAATAACAGGGGAGTACCTGCCGTGGAAGCAGCGGCTTATCTTGAAGCGGCAACAGAGGCTGTACCAGCCGAGACGGAATCATTGCAATACCTTACCGATTCTTCAGAGGGTGTGCCGGGTATGCGACTGGTCGTCGAAGACGAGGGACTGGCGCTGTATTACAACGAGGAAACGACGGAAATTGCCATTCGTGATGGAGCGAGTGGACAGATATGGTACAGCAATCCGAACGAACGTAATCAGGATGGCCTGGCTTCCGGTTATGAAAAGGAAGTTCTGTCCTCCCAACTGAACGTGTCATTTCGGGATGCGATCGGTACGCTGGAGAACTTTCCAAACTTCAGCTCCAGTATCAGCAACAAACAGTTCGAAGCTGCCAATGTGGATCAGGGTATTCGTGTTACATACACACTTGGCGATACCTCGCTTGGTATTGATGCCCTGCCCAGGCTGATCAGCAAACAACGTCTGGAGGAGAAAGTTCTTTCCAAACTGGATGCCACAGTCGCAAGATATACCTCTGCCCGCTACTATCCATCCAAGAATAATCCGGATGTGCTGGAACGGCTGGATGGACAGATTTCAAAGCAGCTTGTGCTGAACAAGATGCTGGATGCCTTTGAGACGGCGGGTTATACCGCAGACGATCTTGCTTTTGACAATGAGGAGAATGGGGTCGAAGGCGGGGGCACATCAGATAAACCAAGCTTCGTCATTCCGGTGGAATATCGGCTGGATCAGGGTTCGCTGCTTGTAACCGTGCCTCTAAGCCAGGTGAAAGAGAGCGGTCAATACCGTATTCGCAATATCGATCTGCTTGCTTACTTTGGTGCCGCGGATACGAAAGGTGAGGGTTATATGTTTGTACCTGATGGTTCGGGGAGTCTGATCCATCTGAATAACGGAAAGATCAAGGAGGAGCAGTACGTACAGCGTGTGTACGGTGCAGATCCGAATGACAATTCACTCAGTCGCCCGCAGGTCAGTGAATCTGTCCATATGCCTGTCTTTGGTTTGAAGAACGGTGAACATGCCTGGTTTGCCGTGATTGAAAAAGGAGATGGTATAGCCAGTATCTCTGCGGATATTGGAGGCAGGCAAAATAGCTACAACCACGTCTACGGCACGTTCTCCCTGCGGGGTGAGGATGAGCTGGAGATATATACCTCACAAAAGATGCAGGAGATTCAGCTGTTAAGCGAGGAACCATTCCGCGGAGATATTCAGGTGCGATACCATTTTCTCAACGGCAAGGATGCCAGTTATTCCGGGATGGCCCGCTTATATCAGCAGCAATTGGTGGGGCAGAACGTACTGAAACCGCTGGAGGACGAGTCGGTCTTACCTTTTTACGTGAATGTGTTAGGTGCAGTGGACAAAAAAGCTTCGTTTCTGGGTGTACCTTATCGAACCACATTGGCAATGACCACATATGAACAAGCGGCTGAAATGGCTGCGAAGCTGCAGCAGGAGGGTGTAAACCGCGTGCAAATGCGGTATCAGGGATGGTTTGGCGGAGGTTTCAGCCACCATACACCGACCCAGGTCAAGCTGGACAGTGAAGTGGGCAGTCGTTCCGAGCTGCATGATCTGTCAGAGCAACTGAAGCAGTCCGGTGGAGCGTTATTCCCTGATGTGGCGTTTCAGCGTATTTATCACGATGATTGGAACTTTGCCCCATCCTCTGATGCAGCGCGATTTGTAACCAAGGAAACAGCTGAATTGTATCCCTATAGTCCTGCCCTCAACCGGATGGATCAGAGCAAAGACAGTTATTATCTGTTATCGTCCGCCAAGCTGCCGTATGTGGTGAACGAGTTTGCCAGGAAAGTCAATAAACTGGAACTCAGCGCATTATCGCTGCGTGATCTCGGGCAGGTATTGAGCTCGGATTATCGCGATAGTCGTGTCATCCACAGGGAGACTGCGAAGAACATTGTGAAGGAGCAGCTGGGTAGACTGCAGCAGGAGTATCCGAACATGATGTTATCATCCGCTAACGCCTATGCCTGGGGATATGCGCAGCATATTGTTGATGCTCCCTCAGGCTCCAGCCGATTTAACATTACCGATGAGGAAGTTCCTTTTTATGAAATGGTCATTCATGGATATATGGATTATGCTGCTCCCGCAATGAATATGTCAGGGGATCAGGATCTGCGCAAACAGCTGCTCCGCAGTCTGGAGCTGGGCTCAGCTCCGCAATTTCAATGGACGTATGAACCGTCGTCCAAGCTGAAGCTGACCAATTATGATTCGGCTTATGCCACTGACTTTGCCTATTGGGTAGATGACGCGGCTGCATTATACAAGGAAGCGAATGAGGTATTAGGTCATTTGAGGATCCAATCAATGAGTGAGCATGAACGAGTTCAGGATGGTGTTGTACGAGTCACCTATAGTGGCGGTTCATCGATCTTGATCAATTACACGGATGATCCGGTAACAATTGATGGAATTACCGTTGGAGGGGCGGACTATGCCGTGGAAGGAGTGAACCGATGAGAGCCCTTCGTTTATCGCTGAAATCCAGGAGAGCGCTGCTTGGACTTGCATTTATTTCGCCATGGCTGATTGGTTTCATCTTCCTGTTCGCCACGCCGCTGCTGCAATCGATCCGGTTCAGTTTGAGCAATTTGTCGGTTGCCCCAGGAGGATATGTACTTGATTTTGTAGGGCTCAAAAATTTCAAGGATGCCATCTTGGTCGATGCTACATTCAACCGGATCTTGGTGGATTCGGTTGGAGCAATGCTGCTGAATGTGCCGATGATTCTGTTCTTCAGTTTATTTACGGCGACACTGCTTAACCAGAAATTCAAGGGTAGAACGATGGCGCGTGCAATCTTCTTTCTGCCGGTCATATTGGCCTCCAGTGCCGTGGCAGCGGCCGAGTCCGCAGGGTTGATCAATCTGATGGGGGACTCCAGTGCGGTTGAATCGTCTACCGAAGGGGGAGCTTCGTTTAACGTCATTTCAATTGTGCGAATGCTGAATGATGTGGGGCTGCCGATGGCATATGTCGATTATATCGTGGAAGCGATTATGCGCATTTACGATATTGTCAGCAGCTCTGGCGTACAGATTCTGATCTTCCTTGCGGCGCTTCAATCGGTACCCGGTTCCATGTACGAAGTGGCCAAAATTGAAGGCGCAACGGCCTATGAATCATTCTGGAAAATTACGTTTCCGATGGTGAGTCCATTGATCCTGACAAATGTCATCTATACCATCATTGATTCCTTCGCAGGCAGCCCGGTGACCGAGGCCATCTATCAGACCGCGTTCAAAACCCAAAACTTCGGTCTGAGCTCAGCCATGTCCTGGCTCTACACGCTGGTCATCGGTCTGGTATTGGTTGTTGTCGGATGGGTGCTGTCACGGCGGGTTCATTACAACTGAAAGCTAACGAACGTTGAAGGAGGCATGAGACTATGGCTGTGTCGGGAACGGATCGCATGGTGGTGGTACCGAAAGAGAACTATCGCATGCAGAGGGTACGAAACAAGACATCGGACCTCCTGTATTCCATATTCAGATATGCACTGGTGATCGGTATTTCATTTATTATTTTGTATCCGTTATTTCTTAAAATCTCGGTTGCATTCAAGGATAAACAGGATATTTATAATCCGACGATCTATATGATTCCCCAGCATTTTACGCTGGATAATATCAAGCTTGCGGCACAGGTGATGGATTATTTGCCATTGCTGGCGAATACGTTGTTGTTCGTCACCATTACAACGCTGCTCACAGCGATATCCTGTGCGTTAGCCGGGTACGGCTTCGCCCGCTTTTCTTTTCCTGGCAGCAATATGCTGTTTGTGTTGGTCATCCTCACCATTCTCGTTCCTACAAGCACCCTGATGGTGCCGATGTATCTGCATTTCCGCAACTTTGATATCCTGGGAATGGTTCATCTGTTCACGGGGCGAGAAGGGATCAACCTGCTGAATACATATTGGCCGTCCATGATTACCGCGGCTACGGCAGGTGGGCTGAAGGCGGGGCTGTTCATTTATATTTTCCGTCAGTTCTTCAAAGGGATGCCCAAGGAAATTGAGGAAGCTGCGCTGATTGATGGAGCAGGAGGATTTCGGACATTTGCCCGAATTATGCTGCCGAATGCCATTTCACCGCTGATCACGGTCATTCTGTTCTCTTTTGTCTGGCAGTACAACGATACGTTCTATTCCTCGCTATTCATGAGTGAAAGTCCGCTTATCTCGCTGAAGGTCGCTTCCTTGCCAGCCCAGGCGAACCAGTTGATTCCCCAATTGATGGGTTTTGGTTCGAACTCGGGCATGAAGGCAGATCCCAATTATGTTGCCATGATCGTGGATACGGGCATTTTGCTGGCGATTGCACCGCTTATTATTTTGTATTTGTTTGTACAGCGCTATTTCGTGGAGAGTATTGAACGTTCAGGTGTGGTTGGTTAAGAAGCGGAGGAAGGTAGAAATAGAGTAATCAGCTTATCTGATTCGAAGTTGGTTGTTTTAATGGGCGTGGACCATGCCATATAGTGGGGGGGATAGCTATGACGGAGAGCAGGATTAGCAGTGTTCTGGTGAATGAAGCAGCAACTTCTGAGGCCAGAGAACTAATGAATTTTTTGGCAGAGCGTTATGGAAAAGGTGTGCTGTCGGGACAGCAGGATTATGGCAATCTGAACTGGATTAATGAGAATACAGGCCGGAAGCCGGCGGTAATCGGATTCGATCTCATGGAATATTCTCCATCAAGAGCACAGCGAGGTGCGACATCCCAGGAAATTCGGGATGCGATTGCATGGCACCAGCAGGGTGGAATTGTGACATTGTGCTGGCACTGGAATGCACCTACGCATTTGATAGATGAACCAGGCAAGGAATGGTGGCGCGGTTTCTATACCGATGCCACCACTTACGATCTTGCTTCTGCGTTGGCACATCCCGAGTCGGTGGAGTATACCTTATTGATCCAGGATATTGATGCAATTGCAGTACATCTGCAAGAACTAAAGGACGCTGGGGTGCCTGTGTTATTCCGGCCGCTTCATGAAGCGGAAGGAGGCTGGTTCTGGTGGGGAGCCAAAGGGGCTGAACCTGCCAAACAGTTATATCGCCTGATGTATGAACGATTGGTTTATACGTATAAGTTGGGTAATCTGATCTGGGTGTGGAACTCGGAAAAGCCGGAGTGGTATCCCGGTGACGATGTGGTAGATATTGTGAGTGTGGATGTATATCCGAAAGCAGGAGATCACAGCCCACTGGCTGAACATTATGAAAATCTGCGTGCACTTGTAAATGACAGCAAAATCATTGCCTTAGCCGAGAACGGCTCCATTCCTGATCCCAAGCAAATGAAGGAGCAAGGTGTACATTGGAGCTGGTTCTGTACCTGGACGGGAGAATTCCTAAAGGGTGGCAATCATAATACCGTGGCGTATTTGAGAGAAGTATACCATAGCGAAGATGTGATTACGCTGGATCAATTACCGAAGTGGAGTTGGCTTTAGGAGAGCTATGCTATGATCTGAACTGCTAACGTGAAAAAAAGGGGTGTCCCATGAAGTCATGAACATGACGGTGGACGCCCCTTGTTTGCGTTAATTTTGCCTAACGAACCTGACACATGTTATTCGCTCTCATTTGCACCGTTTTGAGACGTAACGAATCCCAGAGACGTTATTTCATGGATTGCTTCGCATTTTAGGCTCTTACGCCGTGCTTGAACCGAAATAACGTCACTGAAGTTCGTTAAAATTGGCATGCCTTGAAAATCGGACGCTTAAGGTGCGCTAGATTCGTTAGCATGTTGCAAGTTTGACGCATTCCGCTCACCTGCATTATTGGATAGTATGGCACTGATTTTTGGAAATAAAGCCTCATTGGAAGTAAACAGGATGTAGGATTGATGGGTTGTGCGGATTAGAATTGTTTCGGAAGCGCCATACGCTGCGCCGATTCGAACAGCTGATGGTTCGCGGCCACCATATGTATCATCAAGGGTAACTGCTCTAATATCTGAGATGGGAATTTCTATTTTGGAAAACTGCCAGCGAATCACAAGGTGATGTTCTATCTGTTCTACTTTGATACCTAACATACACACGCCCCCTCTTTTTTGTAAGCCTGATGAAGATAAATGCTCTTTGTTATTAGTTTACCATTTATTGGACAGATAGTGCTAAATCATTCTGAAGAAGCAAAGCGTGCGCTGTATTGCAGGATTTTTCCCGTAAAAGTGGAATCAAAAAACTGGGGATAACAGCAATCAGAAGATGGTGCTGCAATTGAAGTACCAAAGTGTAACTTTTTCCATATGGAATGATTGCTACAGTTATTTCCATACATGTTGGCATGATGTACACTATGACTATTAAATGTAAGAGACAGAGAGGCGTAATAGGAATGAAAGAAGTTGTGGTTGTATCTAAGTATGACCCGAATTGGGTAGAGGACTATAACGTAGAACGCGAAAAAATCAAGAGGGTTCTAACAAGTATCTGTGTGGATCTGGAACACATTGGCAGTACCTCTGTGCCAGGTCTGGGAGCGAAACCATTAATCGATATGATGGTGGGGGTACGTGCTTTGGACGATGTACAACCAGTACATATTGAAGCATTGGCAGAACTAGGATATGAATATGTGCCCAAGCCGGAGTTTAAGGAGCGCCTGTTTTTTCGTAAAGGACAATGGAGAGCGGGTACTCATCATCTTCATGTATATATGTATAAGAGCAAGGAATGGAATGATAATTTGCTGTTTCGCAATGCTCTCAGGAGAGACCCTGAAGTTATGCTAGCATATTATGCATTGAAAAAGAAACTGGAACAGCAGTTCAGACATGACCGTGTTGGATACACTGCTGCCAAGGCTCCGTTTATTCAATCCATCATTCAGAAGGCCAGATTACAGGAGGAATAAACTCTGTATTCGTGAAAGAGAGTGTCTTATATCGTTGAAAAAGAGGCGGGACCCGAATGATAAACCTGAACGCGTTTCATTATTTTGAAAAAAGTGTTGGACCATTCCGCAACCTCTCCAGTCTGTCCGAACAGGATGCAGAGGCGGTTTCGCAGTCTATCCAGCGGGAAGGCCGGAATTTTGCCAGTCAGCGATCTGCAGATTACATGATGATTCGAAGAGAACTTGAGCAAAAAGCGTACGAGCAGTTTATCTCCAAAGGTGGGAAACCGACCAACTCTTATCCTCACTATATGACCCTGGGTGCATGCACTTGGTTGGAATCATGGTATACCGAACCGGATTGGGTCACGATCTCTTGGGAGGATCTTGCTGCTGATTCAGTAAGTTTTACCTACGGAGATTTGTTTCCAACGATGCGTTATACGGATGATAAACCTTACCGTAAGCAGGTCTACACCAAAGATGAAATTCTGGATGTTATTCAATCCTATGGATGGCCTCAGGTGTGGAATCGAGAGGGGGATTTCGGACCGGAACGTTATATTGAAGTACAGGTGTGGAACGAGAGAATGATCAGGCCATATCGTTGAGGCGAGAGGGTTACGGCCGGCTATTTATGCCGATTATAACAGGTACAAAAAAGTGCAATTGCAGGAAATATGGGTGTTCGTAATAGTGAGTGAAAGCTTTGATCAGTCCCGAAGATCATTCTTCATTGGCCTGTAGAAGCCCCTTTTTTTAGGTGTTCATCCGAATATTCACCCTGCCGTGTACAATAGGAGAACGGGTCTTAATTCTATCTATGGAAGGAGATGCTTGAGATGCATGATCGGCTGCCAATGAAACCTTCTTCCTGCTGCTGCGCTGCAAGCCGGGGCGGCAAGCTGGAGGAAAAGAGTTTGTCAGAGGAAACGGCTGCGTCGGTAGAGGCTGCCAAGGACAAGCCATCCAGTCATACCAACTCTACAGCTGATTTCAAGATAGCTCTAACCGATAGAGCAGAGAAGAAAGAAAGCATTCGTATTGAAGGTGGACGTTTTCTGATGGGCACAAATGACCCCGAAGCTTTTGAAGCTGACGGGGAAGGCCCTGTGAGGGAAGTTCAGGTGAACTCCTTTTATCTGGATGCTTGTACGGTAACCAATGCGGAATTTGTACAGTTTGTACGTGAGACCGGGTATCGGACTGAGGCAGAACGGTTTGGCTGGTCTTTTGTTTTCCATCTGTTTGTATCTCCGAAAACGGCGACTCAAGTTCGAAATGTGGTACAACAGACACCCTGGTGGTGGGTCGTTGAAGGTGCAGACTGGGCTCATCCCGAAGGACCCGATTCTAATGTAAACGATCGCGCTGAGCATCCGGTTATTCATATCTCCTGGAATGATGCTAATGCCTATTGCCTCTGGGCGGGTAAACGTCTGCCCACAGAAGCGGAATGGGAGTATGCAGCACGGGGTGGCCTGATCCAGAAGAAATATCCTTGGGGCGATACATTAAGGCCGAATGGCCAACACTATTGCAACATCTGGCAGGGTGTATTTCCAACGAAAAATAACGCAGCCGATGGTTATGCAGGCACCGCTCCATCCCAATCATTCTCTCCCAATGCATATGGACTGTACAATATGTCAGGCAATGTGTGGGAGTGGTGCGCAGACAATTACGTAACGGATCATGAGAAATTTACAGTTGCTGACACGGAACAATCTTCCAATGAAGAACGCAAGGTGTTAAAAGGCGGTTCCTACCTATGCCATCGATCCTATTGCAATCGCTATAGAGTGGCAGCGAGAATCCCCAACACGCCTGATACATCTACTGGGCATATTGGTTTCAGATGCGCAGCGGATGTATAGTCTGTTGGTTTGCTTGTAAGTAGAATAAGGCTCTGGCTATTTCACTCGAATAAGTAATCCGAGCAGACCCATTACGGAAAAGGCCAGAAAAGCTGTGGTATTGGAGAACATCTCAATGGTGTAACCCGCTAACGATGAACCCAGAAATTGCCCTGCACCGAGCGCAAGAAAAGCAAGGCTGATCCCAATGGACGTATTTGGACGAAATAGCCTGGTCGCCCATACGATGAATACACTGGTCAGAAAAATATAGGTACTGCCAAACATAATGGCTGAGACCAGGCTGGCGGCCATCGAAGGAAGAAGGATAACGCCAAGTGAAACTGACAAGAGCAGAAGGCCTATTCGATAGGACCATCCAACTCCAATGCGTTCAATAATACGGCCAGCACACCCGCCGAGAATCCCCATAATCCCCATCACAATCCAGAACAGTACGGCTTCCGAATCGGAGGCCCCTTTTTCGTCCGTAAGGAAGTTTCGGGCAAAGGTCCAATAGATCGCAGAACTGATGCCTGTCAGAAGGGATGCCATAAGCAGAGCCATACCCGGTCTGGTCGGCTTCATGCAGGCCCAGAGGGACTTGGTACATGGCTCTGTTTTGCGCGTGGAGAGAACACGTCTATTCCACAGCACCACCACTACTCCGAGAACAGCGAAGAAGATGTAGGTCAAACGCCAATACTCGGTGAACAGCCAGTAGACCGGACCGGATATGATGATGCCAAAGCTGGTCCCTGTGTTAATCCAGCTGTTCCCCCTGGCTTGCTGATCAGGCGCAAGCTCAGCATAAACGGTGTTACCCAATGCAGGAGAGGCCAAGCCTGTACTTAATCCGGCAAGAAATACGCCTAATGTGAGAACAAACGCGTTTGGAGATAGGGCAATACCCAATAAACCGAGCACAGCACTAATACCCGCCATTTGAATGACATGATAGTGCCCAATGCGATTAATTAACAGTGGAGCACTAAGTAGAGACAGGCAGTACGCAATGTAGGTTGCGGAATTAATTGCTCCGGATTGAGCATCGTCCAGTTGGAGTGTTTCCGAGATTTCCGGCATAAACAGCCCATAGCTGAATCTCCCGAATGCATAACATACAGCGATAAGGGCAATCCCTGGAAAAATAATTTTTTTCATCAAATCCACCGCCTTTTAGATAGAACGATCATTATATTTTCTTTGAAATAAAAAAGTGAGTTGAACTACTAACTCACCCGGTGTGGGACTACTTGAAACTATTTTGCGTCATGTGAATGAGTTCCCGGCATACGCTATTTACATTTTCTGTCTCAGCGAGTGCGGTGGAACCCTCCAGCAGCAGGTTAAATTGCAACACTGCACGGTCACTTGCTGCAGGATCAAGATTTTTGATCAAGGTCATCACATATTTTTTATGCGCATTTACCGTTTGCACAATAACGTTGTCTGGATCTCCGCCAAATTCCTCCTTGGCACGCAAAAACAAACATCCTCTCGACTCATGCTCCATCAACCAGCGTGCATGTCCTTCCGCCAAACTGAGAAATACGGGCTGCGCTTTGTTATCAGCATACTGCCGCAGCTGTTCCAGATAGCGCTGTTCCCGGCGCCGAAGGACTTCAACAATGAGATCATCCTTGGAGTCAAAATGATTGTATAACGTCATGATGGCAATCCCGGCATCTGTGATGATTCGCTTCAATCCGATGGAATGGAATCCATGGAGGTAGAACAATTCCTCAGCCACGTTCAACAGCATTTCTTTTTTGCTGCTCATAAGGAACGACACTCCCCTTCAGGAATAATATAGAACGATCATTATACTTCTAAAATATAGAAAATGGCTCACATTGTCAAATGCTGTGAACCATTTCGATTTCCATTTGGCGAAGAGCATCTGTCCATTCCGCGGGACATCCGGAATCTGTGATCACCATGGATATGTGATTTATAGGGGCAATCTGGGCGAAAGTGGATCTTCCAAATTTGGTATGATCAGCGACCAAAATGGCCTCCTCTGCACGCTCCATCATTTTGCGGGAGATGAGTGCCTCTTCCATCACATAATCTGTGATCCCATCCGTTAACGAAACGCCGCCTGCGGAGATGAACGCCTTGTTGACTTTGAATTG includes:
- a CDS encoding formylglycine-generating enzyme family protein, encoding MHDRLPMKPSSCCCAASRGGKLEEKSLSEETAASVEAAKDKPSSHTNSTADFKIALTDRAEKKESIRIEGGRFLMGTNDPEAFEADGEGPVREVQVNSFYLDACTVTNAEFVQFVRETGYRTEAERFGWSFVFHLFVSPKTATQVRNVVQQTPWWWVVEGADWAHPEGPDSNVNDRAEHPVIHISWNDANAYCLWAGKRLPTEAEWEYAARGGLIQKKYPWGDTLRPNGQHYCNIWQGVFPTKNNAADGYAGTAPSQSFSPNAYGLYNMSGNVWEWCADNYVTDHEKFTVADTEQSSNEERKVLKGGSYLCHRSYCNRYRVAARIPNTPDTSTGHIGFRCAADV
- a CDS encoding GrpB family protein yields the protein MKEVVVVSKYDPNWVEDYNVEREKIKRVLTSICVDLEHIGSTSVPGLGAKPLIDMMVGVRALDDVQPVHIEALAELGYEYVPKPEFKERLFFRKGQWRAGTHHLHVYMYKSKEWNDNLLFRNALRRDPEVMLAYYALKKKLEQQFRHDRVGYTAAKAPFIQSIIQKARLQEE
- a CDS encoding DUF5696 domain-containing protein codes for the protein MNKRQGIYTVLASGAAVILIAAGLLYINNRGVPAVEAAAYLEAATEAVPAETESLQYLTDSSEGVPGMRLVVEDEGLALYYNEETTEIAIRDGASGQIWYSNPNERNQDGLASGYEKEVLSSQLNVSFRDAIGTLENFPNFSSSISNKQFEAANVDQGIRVTYTLGDTSLGIDALPRLISKQRLEEKVLSKLDATVARYTSARYYPSKNNPDVLERLDGQISKQLVLNKMLDAFETAGYTADDLAFDNEENGVEGGGTSDKPSFVIPVEYRLDQGSLLVTVPLSQVKESGQYRIRNIDLLAYFGAADTKGEGYMFVPDGSGSLIHLNNGKIKEEQYVQRVYGADPNDNSLSRPQVSESVHMPVFGLKNGEHAWFAVIEKGDGIASISADIGGRQNSYNHVYGTFSLRGEDELEIYTSQKMQEIQLLSEEPFRGDIQVRYHFLNGKDASYSGMARLYQQQLVGQNVLKPLEDESVLPFYVNVLGAVDKKASFLGVPYRTTLAMTTYEQAAEMAAKLQQEGVNRVQMRYQGWFGGGFSHHTPTQVKLDSEVGSRSELHDLSEQLKQSGGALFPDVAFQRIYHDDWNFAPSSDAARFVTKETAELYPYSPALNRMDQSKDSYYLLSSAKLPYVVNEFARKVNKLELSALSLRDLGQVLSSDYRDSRVIHRETAKNIVKEQLGRLQQEYPNMMLSSANAYAWGYAQHIVDAPSGSSRFNITDEEVPFYEMVIHGYMDYAAPAMNMSGDQDLRKQLLRSLELGSAPQFQWTYEPSSKLKLTNYDSAYATDFAYWVDDAAALYKEANEVLGHLRIQSMSEHERVQDGVVRVTYSGGSSILINYTDDPVTIDGITVGGADYAVEGVNR
- a CDS encoding YIP1 family protein; this encodes MKQDYIKFPLHLIFHPIDAFWDLKSDQRGRLTVAFGALALTIIMMILQKQYAGFLVNYIDPRTINSIGEIATVAVPFFLWCIANWAVTTLMEGEGKFRGIFLATGYSLIPIILIYIPMIIISRFMVQEETAFYYLFNSIAFFWFLLLLFIGTMTVHQYTVIKTILTMLLTVIVMGIIVFLGALVFSMLQQLYEFGYNIYRELIFRT
- a CDS encoding TetR/AcrR family transcriptional regulator, translating into MSSKKEMLLNVAEELFYLHGFHSIGLKRIITDAGIAIMTLYNHFDSKDDLIVEVLRRREQRYLEQLRQYADNKAQPVFLSLAEGHARWLMEHESRGCLFLRAKEEFGGDPDNVIVQTVNAHKKYVMTLIKNLDPAASDRAVLQFNLLLEGSTALAETENVNSVCRELIHMTQNSFK
- a CDS encoding PH domain-containing protein is translated as MLGIKVEQIEHHLVIRWQFSKIEIPISDIRAVTLDDTYGGREPSAVRIGAAYGASETILIRTTHQSYILFTSNEALFPKISAILSNNAGERNASNLQHANESSAP
- a CDS encoding carbohydrate ABC transporter permease, whose translation is MAVSGTDRMVVVPKENYRMQRVRNKTSDLLYSIFRYALVIGISFIILYPLFLKISVAFKDKQDIYNPTIYMIPQHFTLDNIKLAAQVMDYLPLLANTLLFVTITTLLTAISCALAGYGFARFSFPGSNMLFVLVILTILVPTSTLMVPMYLHFRNFDILGMVHLFTGREGINLLNTYWPSMITAATAGGLKAGLFIYIFRQFFKGMPKEIEEAALIDGAGGFRTFARIMLPNAISPLITVILFSFVWQYNDTFYSSLFMSESPLISLKVASLPAQANQLIPQLMGFGSNSGMKADPNYVAMIVDTGILLAIAPLIILYLFVQRYFVESIERSGVVG
- a CDS encoding carbohydrate ABC transporter permease, whose translation is MRALRLSLKSRRALLGLAFISPWLIGFIFLFATPLLQSIRFSLSNLSVAPGGYVLDFVGLKNFKDAILVDATFNRILVDSVGAMLLNVPMILFFSLFTATLLNQKFKGRTMARAIFFLPVILASSAVAAAESAGLINLMGDSSAVESSTEGGASFNVISIVRMLNDVGLPMAYVDYIVEAIMRIYDIVSSSGVQILIFLAALQSVPGSMYEVAKIEGATAYESFWKITFPMVSPLILTNVIYTIIDSFAGSPVTEAIYQTAFKTQNFGLSSAMSWLYTLVIGLVLVVVGWVLSRRVHYN
- a CDS encoding MFS transporter; protein product: MKKIIFPGIALIAVCYAFGRFSYGLFMPEISETLQLDDAQSGAINSATYIAYCLSLLSAPLLINRIGHYHVIQMAGISAVLGLLGIALSPNAFVLTLGVFLAGLSTGLASPALGNTVYAELAPDQQARGNSWINTGTSFGIIISGPVYWLFTEYWRLTYIFFAVLGVVVVLWNRRVLSTRKTEPCTKSLWACMKPTRPGMALLMASLLTGISSAIYWTFARNFLTDEKGASDSEAVLFWIVMGIMGILGGCAGRIIERIGVGWSYRIGLLLLSVSLGVILLPSMAASLVSAIMFGSTYIFLTSVFIVWATRLFRPNTSIGISLAFLALGAGQFLGSSLAGYTIEMFSNTTAFLAFSVMGLLGLLIRVK
- a CDS encoding glycosyl hydrolase, translating into MTESRISSVLVNEAATSEARELMNFLAERYGKGVLSGQQDYGNLNWINENTGRKPAVIGFDLMEYSPSRAQRGATSQEIRDAIAWHQQGGIVTLCWHWNAPTHLIDEPGKEWWRGFYTDATTYDLASALAHPESVEYTLLIQDIDAIAVHLQELKDAGVPVLFRPLHEAEGGWFWWGAKGAEPAKQLYRLMYERLVYTYKLGNLIWVWNSEKPEWYPGDDVVDIVSVDVYPKAGDHSPLAEHYENLRALVNDSKIIALAENGSIPDPKQMKEQGVHWSWFCTWTGEFLKGGNHNTVAYLREVYHSEDVITLDQLPKWSWL